One window from the genome of Roseomonas haemaphysalidis encodes:
- a CDS encoding glycosyltransferase family 4 protein: MRVLLWYWGRRGGGAQFALSLARGLAAVPGTEVALSISREGDLAAGFAALGLPCDAVPTYSGAPGFLLGTARVPGLARRLARQARDFRADVVLSAMPHLWTPLVAPVLKRAGIAFVPVLHDAAPHPGDPALLWHWRLRRELAAARGAVVLSAAVERAIRAGAPALPLFRQPLGAHLPGPVPVGVEATHDFLFFGRVRAYKGLDLLRDAFALLRQTHPAATLRVVGEGDMERAAPGLSTLPGVTVEPRWVADAAIPPLVATARSLVLPYREASQSGVLPIALACGVPVVATPVGGLAEQVTDNETGLLAAAATPEALAAAMARMLDPATRARLARGALLRGAGLADWPAQAEMLLGGIRPWLGLVQRSGE; the protein is encoded by the coding sequence TTGCGGGTTCTGCTCTGGTACTGGGGGCGGCGGGGCGGCGGCGCGCAGTTCGCCCTCAGCCTCGCCCGCGGCCTGGCGGCGGTGCCCGGCACCGAGGTCGCCCTGTCCATCTCCCGCGAAGGCGACCTGGCGGCCGGGTTCGCTGCCCTTGGCCTGCCCTGCGACGCCGTTCCCACCTATTCCGGCGCGCCCGGCTTCCTGCTCGGCACCGCGCGGGTGCCTGGGCTGGCCCGCCGGCTGGCGCGGCAGGCGCGGGACTTTCGCGCCGATGTCGTGCTGTCCGCCATGCCGCATCTCTGGACGCCGCTGGTGGCCCCTGTTCTGAAGCGGGCCGGCATCGCCTTCGTGCCCGTGCTGCACGACGCGGCACCCCACCCCGGCGACCCGGCATTGCTGTGGCACTGGCGGCTGCGGCGGGAACTGGCCGCCGCGCGCGGTGCCGTGGTGCTGTCCGCCGCCGTGGAGCGGGCGATCCGCGCCGGGGCGCCGGCCCTTCCGCTGTTCCGCCAGCCGCTCGGCGCGCACCTGCCGGGGCCGGTGCCGGTGGGCGTGGAGGCCACCCATGACTTCCTATTCTTCGGCCGGGTGCGGGCCTACAAGGGGCTCGACCTGCTGCGCGACGCCTTCGCGCTGCTGCGCCAGACCCACCCCGCCGCCACCCTGCGCGTGGTGGGGGAAGGGGACATGGAACGCGCCGCCCCCGGCCTTTCCACCTTGCCGGGCGTGACCGTGGAGCCCCGCTGGGTCGCGGATGCCGCCATCCCGCCGCTGGTCGCCACCGCCCGCAGCTTGGTGCTGCCGTATCGCGAAGCCAGCCAGTCCGGCGTGCTGCCCATCGCGCTCGCCTGCGGCGTGCCGGTGGTGGCGACCCCGGTGGGCGGGCTGGCCGAGCAGGTGACGGACAACGAGACCGGGCTGCTGGCCGCCGCCGCGACACCGGAGGCCCTGGCCGCCGCCATGGCGCGGATGCTGGACCCCGCCACCCGGGCGCGGCTGGCGCGCGGCGCGCTGCTGCGCGGGGCGGGGCTGGCGGATTGGCCGGCGCAGGCGGAAATGCTGCTGGGGGGGATCCGGCCCTGGCTGGGACTGGTGCAAAGGTCGGGGGAATGA
- the gmd gene encoding GDP-mannose 4,6-dehydratase: protein MPRALITGITGQDGAYLSQLLLGKGYEVFGLLRRSASSEVIDSRLRWLGIDGKITMLDGNLTDLSSLIRVMEECKPDEVYNLGAQSFVKTSWTQPLLTGQVTAIGVGNMLEAVRLIAPKARFYQASSSEMYGLIQEPIQSESTPFYPRSPYAVAKLYGHWMTVNYRESFGLHASSGILFNHESPLRGLEFVTRKITDGVARIKLGLASELPLGNLDAKRDWGHARDYVQAMWLMLQQEVPDDYVVATNRTTTVREFCRIAFAHVGLDYEKHVTVNPAFLRPAEVEVLHGNAAKAEAKLGWKPETTLEQMVQEMVDADIKRHQARIAAA from the coding sequence ATGCCGCGCGCTTTGATTACCGGAATTACCGGACAGGATGGTGCCTATCTGTCGCAGCTGCTGCTGGGGAAGGGCTACGAGGTCTTCGGCCTGCTGCGCCGCTCCGCCTCCTCCGAGGTGATCGACAGCCGCCTGCGCTGGCTCGGCATCGACGGCAAGATCACCATGCTGGACGGCAACCTGACCGACCTGTCCTCGCTGATCCGCGTCATGGAAGAGTGCAAGCCGGACGAGGTCTACAACCTCGGCGCCCAGAGCTTCGTGAAGACCTCCTGGACGCAGCCGCTGCTGACCGGGCAGGTGACCGCCATCGGCGTCGGCAACATGCTGGAAGCGGTCCGCCTGATCGCCCCCAAGGCGCGCTTCTACCAGGCCTCCTCCTCCGAGATGTATGGCCTGATCCAGGAGCCGATCCAGAGCGAGAGCACGCCCTTCTACCCGCGCAGCCCCTACGCGGTGGCCAAGCTCTACGGCCACTGGATGACGGTGAACTACCGCGAGTCCTTCGGACTGCACGCGTCCAGCGGCATCCTGTTCAACCATGAAAGCCCGCTGCGTGGCCTGGAGTTCGTGACCCGCAAGATCACGGACGGCGTGGCGCGCATCAAGCTCGGCCTCGCGTCCGAGCTGCCGCTCGGCAACCTCGACGCCAAGCGCGACTGGGGCCATGCGCGCGACTACGTGCAGGCGATGTGGCTGATGCTGCAGCAGGAAGTGCCCGACGACTACGTGGTCGCCACCAACCGCACCACCACGGTGCGCGAGTTCTGCCGCATCGCCTTCGCGCATGTGGGCCTGGACTACGAGAAGCACGTGACGGTGAACCCCGCCTTCCTGCGCCCGGCCGAGGTGGAGGTGCTGCACGGCAACGCCGCCAAGGCGGAAGCGAAGCTCGGCTGGAAGCCGGAGACGACGCTGGAGCAGATGGTGCAGGAAATGGTCGACGCCGACATCAAGCGCCACCAGGCCCGCATCGCGGCCGCCTGA
- a CDS encoding GDP-mannose 4,6-dehydratase — MAFVPRRILVTGASGFVGQHLLRQLRRDFPGAMLVAAERGTDCPGADQVLPMDLERPEAMDALVRNAAPDAILHLAAQAAVGEAFANPGRTWRLNLLGTLALADAALAHAPAAPFLFASSAEVYGLTFRDREAPLDEDAPMRPANPYAASKAACDIALGEMALRGLRVLRLRPSNHAGAGQGEGFVVSAFARQVALIEAGRQEPVMRVGALDRWRDFLDVSDVCAAYSLVLRESDRLEAGAVFNIASGEAQRIGDVLQALLDRSGASVTVREDAARLRPTDVPRTVGNARRLRDTLGWAPRIGWDATLDAVLADWRQRVAAGA; from the coding sequence ATGGCCTTCGTGCCGCGCCGGATCCTCGTCACCGGGGCATCCGGCTTCGTGGGGCAGCACCTGCTGCGCCAGCTGCGCCGGGACTTCCCCGGCGCGATGCTGGTCGCCGCCGAGCGTGGCACGGATTGCCCCGGCGCCGACCAGGTCCTGCCGATGGACCTGGAGCGGCCCGAGGCGATGGACGCCCTGGTGCGAAACGCCGCGCCCGATGCCATCCTGCACCTGGCGGCCCAGGCCGCGGTGGGGGAGGCCTTCGCCAACCCCGGCCGCACCTGGCGCCTCAACCTGCTGGGCACCCTGGCCCTGGCCGACGCGGCGCTGGCGCATGCCCCCGCCGCGCCCTTTCTCTTCGCCTCCTCGGCCGAGGTGTATGGGCTGACCTTCCGCGACCGCGAGGCGCCGTTGGACGAGGACGCGCCGATGCGCCCCGCCAACCCTTATGCCGCCAGCAAGGCCGCCTGCGACATCGCGTTGGGCGAGATGGCGCTGCGCGGGCTGCGCGTGCTGCGGCTGCGCCCCAGCAACCACGCCGGCGCCGGGCAGGGGGAAGGCTTCGTGGTGTCCGCCTTCGCCCGCCAGGTGGCGTTGATCGAGGCCGGGCGGCAGGAGCCGGTGATGCGCGTGGGCGCGCTGGACCGCTGGCGCGACTTCCTGGATGTCAGCGACGTCTGCGCCGCCTACAGCCTGGTGCTGCGCGAGTCCGACCGGCTGGAGGCGGGCGCGGTGTTCAACATCGCGTCCGGCGAGGCGCAGCGGATCGGCGACGTGCTGCAGGCCCTGCTGGACCGTTCCGGCGCCAGCGTGACAGTGCGGGAAGACGCGGCCCGGCTGCGCCCCACCGACGTGCCCCGCACCGTCGGCAACGCCCGCCGGCTGCGCGACACGCTGGGCTGGGCGCCACGCATCGGCTGGGACGCCACGCTAGATGCCGTGCTGGCCGACTGGCGCCAAAGGGTCGCCGCCGGGGCCTGA
- a CDS encoding glycosyltransferase produces MIRRIWTLLPRKLRREALFGGMALLAPRIARPEPDGEGVLAVAGYFTAATGLGAATRRLVAGLRAAGLQPAEADLTGPLRQRAGPGGAGPLQPVPEGPGTLLVHVNGPMLPWALRALGRRAVAGKRVIAVWNWELPLLPADWLRGFRCCHEIWVGSEFVAAAVRAAPGAPPVRVVPYPILPAPAPAAMGRDEFGLPEAAFVTLALFDATSSLARKNPLGAIAAHHAAFGDRADRVLVVKTHATADAGPGWAAVMAAAAARPNVRVVDEHLSRPALWALMAASDCLLSLHRAEGYGFAMAEAMLLGRAVVATGWSGNVDFMHGPGAHPVPFRLVPAEDPQEIYDLPGARWAEPDGAAAAALLARLAGPPRAPHPPPVRFPLPDYPRLLYRRPRNAVPASPMAPAGAIE; encoded by the coding sequence ATGATCCGCCGCATCTGGACCCTGCTCCCCCGCAAGCTGCGCCGCGAGGCGCTGTTCGGCGGCATGGCGCTGCTGGCCCCGCGCATCGCGCGGCCGGAGCCGGATGGCGAGGGCGTGCTGGCCGTGGCGGGATATTTCACCGCCGCCACCGGGCTTGGCGCCGCCACGCGCCGGCTGGTGGCCGGGCTGCGCGCGGCGGGGCTGCAGCCGGCGGAGGCCGACCTCACCGGGCCATTGCGGCAGCGCGCCGGGCCGGGTGGCGCCGGGCCGCTGCAACCCGTGCCGGAAGGGCCGGGCACGCTGCTGGTGCATGTGAACGGGCCGATGCTGCCCTGGGCGCTGCGGGCGCTGGGCCGCCGCGCCGTGGCGGGCAAGCGCGTGATCGCCGTGTGGAACTGGGAGCTGCCGCTGCTGCCGGCCGACTGGCTCCGCGGCTTCCGCTGCTGCCATGAGATCTGGGTGGGCAGTGAGTTCGTGGCGGCGGCGGTGCGCGCCGCCCCCGGCGCGCCGCCGGTGCGGGTGGTGCCCTATCCCATCCTGCCGGCGCCGGCCCCGGCGGCGATGGGGCGCGACGAGTTCGGCCTGCCGGAGGCTGCCTTCGTGACGCTGGCGCTGTTCGACGCCACCTCGTCGCTCGCGCGCAAGAACCCGCTGGGGGCGATCGCGGCGCATCACGCGGCCTTTGGCGACCGGGCCGACCGGGTGCTGGTGGTCAAGACGCATGCCACGGCCGATGCCGGCCCGGGCTGGGCCGCGGTGATGGCCGCCGCCGCCGCGCGCCCCAACGTGCGGGTGGTGGACGAGCACCTGTCCCGCCCCGCGCTGTGGGCGCTGATGGCGGCGTCCGACTGCCTGCTGTCGCTGCACCGGGCGGAGGGCTACGGCTTCGCGATGGCAGAGGCGATGCTGCTGGGGCGCGCCGTGGTGGCCACCGGCTGGTCCGGCAACGTGGATTTCATGCACGGCCCCGGGGCCCACCCCGTGCCGTTCCGGCTGGTGCCGGCCGAGGACCCGCAGGAGATCTATGACCTGCCCGGCGCCCGCTGGGCGGAGCCGGACGGTGCCGCCGCCGCCGCCCTGCTGGCGCGGCTGGCCGGCCCGCCCCGGGCGCCGCACCCGCCGCCGGTCAGGTTTCCGCTACCGGACTACCCGCGATTGCTGTATCGCCGCCCGCGGAACGCGGTGCCGGCCTCGCCAATGGCCCCGGCCGGTGCCATTGAGTAA
- a CDS encoding potassium transporter Kup, which produces MAVSLQESAPDTRPLTPALLLGVLGVVFGDIGTSPLYALRASLLHFSADGLERWEILGILSLIFWSLILVVTVKYVLLVLRADNKGEGGILALMALAQRVARSDRSRRFVVLAGIIGAALFFGDGIITPAISVLSAVEGLKVISPVFDRAIIPLSLVILVALFLVQYRGTHGLGKVFGPITAVWFASLGILGLIEVLKEPEVLVALSPHHAITFCATYKLAAFIALGSVVLAVTGAEALYADMGHFGARPIRFAWLWFVLPSLTLNYLGQGALLLSDPTALENPFYLLAPEWLRLPLVVLATAATIIASQAMISGAFSIARQCVQMGFLPRLVVHHTSETEEGQIYMPQINYALLVGVVILVLAFHNSDSLAAAYGIAVTGTFICTSALAGMVLRRRFGWSLLSVAVVMVPLALLDASFFIANVLKVPDGGWVPLALGAVLFTMMLTWRRGRDLLFDRFRQDSLPLKSFIARLPQSRTIRVPGIAIFMTGQADYLPNALLHNLKHNKVLHERVLFVTVINEDEPQAAERREVTEMAPGIHRVILHYGFQESPNIPKELEALREHGVDFDPMQASYFLGRETLVAAAVPKLSRWQQAMFSVMSRNAVPATEFFRIPSDRVVELGVRVAI; this is translated from the coding sequence CCTGATACCCGCCCGCTGACCCCTGCCCTGCTGCTGGGGGTGCTGGGCGTCGTGTTCGGCGACATCGGCACCAGCCCGCTCTACGCGCTGCGCGCCTCGCTGCTGCATTTCTCGGCCGACGGGCTGGAGCGGTGGGAGATCCTGGGCATCCTCAGCCTGATCTTCTGGTCGCTGATCCTGGTGGTGACGGTCAAATACGTGCTGCTGGTGCTGCGCGCCGACAACAAGGGCGAGGGTGGCATCCTGGCGCTGATGGCCCTGGCCCAGCGCGTCGCGCGGTCGGACCGCTCCCGCCGCTTCGTGGTGCTGGCCGGCATCATCGGCGCCGCGCTGTTCTTCGGGGACGGCATCATCACCCCCGCCATCTCCGTGCTGTCGGCGGTGGAAGGGCTGAAGGTCATCTCGCCGGTCTTCGACCGCGCCATCATCCCGCTGTCGCTGGTCATCCTGGTGGCGCTGTTCCTGGTGCAGTACCGCGGCACGCACGGGCTGGGAAAGGTCTTCGGCCCGATCACCGCGGTGTGGTTCGCCAGCCTCGGCATCCTCGGCCTGATCGAGGTGCTCAAGGAGCCGGAGGTGCTGGTGGCGCTCAGCCCGCACCACGCCATCACCTTCTGCGCCACCTACAAGCTGGCGGCCTTTATCGCGCTTGGCTCCGTGGTGCTGGCGGTGACGGGGGCCGAGGCGCTGTATGCCGACATGGGGCATTTCGGCGCGCGCCCGATCCGCTTCGCCTGGCTGTGGTTCGTGCTGCCGTCGCTGACGCTGAACTACCTGGGCCAGGGCGCCCTGCTGCTGTCCGACCCCACGGCGCTGGAAAACCCCTTCTACCTGCTGGCGCCGGAATGGCTGCGGCTGCCGCTGGTGGTGCTGGCCACGGCCGCCACCATCATCGCCAGCCAGGCGATGATCTCGGGCGCCTTCTCGATCGCGCGGCAATGCGTGCAGATGGGCTTCCTGCCGCGCCTCGTGGTGCACCACACCTCCGAGACCGAGGAGGGACAGATCTACATGCCGCAGATCAACTACGCCCTGCTGGTCGGCGTGGTGATCCTGGTGCTGGCCTTCCACAACTCGGACAGCCTGGCCGCGGCCTACGGCATCGCGGTCACCGGCACCTTCATCTGCACCTCGGCGCTGGCCGGCATGGTGCTGCGGCGGCGCTTCGGCTGGTCGCTGCTCAGCGTCGCCGTGGTGATGGTGCCGCTGGCGCTGCTGGATGCCAGCTTCTTCATCGCCAACGTGCTGAAGGTGCCGGATGGCGGCTGGGTGCCGCTGGCGCTGGGCGCCGTGCTGTTCACCATGATGCTGACCTGGCGGCGCGGCCGCGACCTGCTGTTCGACCGCTTCCGGCAGGACAGCCTGCCGCTGAAGTCGTTTATCGCCCGCCTGCCGCAGTCGCGCACCATCCGGGTGCCGGGCATCGCCATCTTCATGACCGGGCAGGCCGACTACCTGCCCAACGCGCTGCTGCACAACCTCAAGCACAACAAGGTGCTGCACGAGCGGGTGCTGTTCGTCACCGTGATCAACGAGGACGAGCCGCAGGCGGCCGAACGCCGCGAGGTCACCGAGATGGCGCCGGGCATCCACCGCGTCATCCTGCACTACGGCTTCCAGGAAAGCCCCAACATCCCCAAGGAACTGGAAGCGCTGCGCGAGCACGGCGTCGATTTCGACCCGATGCAGGCCTCCTACTTCCTGGGCCGCGAAACGCTGGTGGCCGCCGCCGTGCCCAAGCTGTCCCGCTGGCAGCAGGCGATGTTTTCCGTGATGAGCCGCAATGCCGTGCCCGCCACCGAATTCTTCCGCATCCCCAGCGACCGCGTGGTGGAGCTGGGCGTGCGGGTGGCGATCTAG